In Candidatus Binatus sp., the following proteins share a genomic window:
- a CDS encoding DHA2 family efflux MFS transporter permease subunit → MSATPKPIIQETHEVHEFSSTRKWIIAVSVMLGTVLEVLDSSMLNVSLPHMQGSFSASIDEIAWVVTSYLVAAGIMIPMTGWLAERFGRKRYFVASITMFVGASALCGIAQSLNQIVFFRLLQGAAGAAMMPLSQAILMETFPPREQAMSMAVWGMGMMVAPIMGPTVGGYITDAWSWRWNFYINVPIGALAAFMVYRFVDDPSYMRNLRRARVDYLGILCLFVSLGLGEIVLDRGERADWFHSPWVIYCTAAAIISMAVLVYHELHTEDPVVDMSILENMNFTLPVTLVIFLTFTLYGTAILTPVFLQEVLGYTASKAGLVMAPRGFGTMFAMIVLGTYARRGGDIRPLVGIGFMLVGFAMWEMAGLNLNSDVYRIVWPTVLQGLGTGLVFPGLSAAALSSMEKFRMGRAASLYSVTRNLGAAIGTSYLTTLLIHRQQVNQSYLVEHITVFTLPHLRMPGRGASLAQDFAMGHKHGIMMLYGMVQRQAMMLSFNDIYRILCVLMLALVPTFLLLKRDTRNLPAGEGGGH, encoded by the coding sequence ATGAGCGCGACGCCCAAACCGATCATCCAGGAGACGCACGAGGTCCACGAATTTTCCTCGACGCGCAAGTGGATCATCGCGGTCTCCGTGATGCTCGGCACCGTGCTCGAGGTGCTCGACAGCTCGATGTTAAACGTGTCGCTGCCGCACATGCAGGGCAGCTTTTCCGCGAGCATCGACGAAATCGCGTGGGTGGTGACGTCGTATCTGGTCGCCGCTGGAATCATGATCCCGATGACCGGCTGGCTCGCAGAACGATTCGGCCGCAAGCGCTACTTCGTCGCGTCGATCACGATGTTCGTCGGTGCGTCGGCGCTCTGCGGTATCGCGCAATCGCTCAATCAAATCGTTTTTTTCCGGCTGCTGCAGGGCGCAGCCGGCGCCGCGATGATGCCGCTTTCGCAAGCCATCCTGATGGAAACCTTCCCGCCGCGCGAGCAAGCGATGTCGATGGCGGTGTGGGGCATGGGCATGATGGTCGCGCCGATCATGGGTCCGACGGTCGGCGGCTATATCACCGACGCATGGAGCTGGCGCTGGAATTTCTACATCAATGTGCCGATCGGCGCGCTGGCCGCATTCATGGTCTATCGCTTCGTCGATGACCCTTCGTACATGCGCAATCTGCGCCGCGCGAGAGTCGATTACCTGGGAATCCTCTGCTTGTTCGTCTCGCTCGGCCTCGGCGAGATCGTCCTCGATCGCGGTGAGCGCGCCGATTGGTTCCACTCTCCGTGGGTCATTTATTGCACGGCCGCCGCGATCATCTCGATGGCGGTGCTGGTTTATCATGAGCTGCACACCGAGGATCCGGTCGTCGATATGAGCATCCTCGAGAACATGAACTTCACGCTGCCGGTGACGCTGGTGATTTTCCTGACTTTCACGCTCTACGGCACGGCGATTCTGACTCCGGTGTTCCTGCAGGAGGTGCTTGGCTACACCGCGTCGAAGGCCGGCTTGGTGATGGCGCCGCGCGGCTTCGGCACGATGTTCGCCATGATCGTGCTGGGCACCTATGCGCGCCGCGGCGGCGATATTCGTCCGCTGGTCGGGATCGGCTTCATGCTGGTGGGCTTTGCGATGTGGGAGATGGCGGGGCTCAACCTTAACTCCGACGTTTACCGAATCGTGTGGCCGACGGTGCTGCAGGGACTCGGTACCGGGCTGGTGTTCCCGGGATTGTCAGCCGCGGCGCTCAGCTCGATGGAGAAATTCAGGATGGGTCGCGCGGCGAGCCTCTATTCGGTCACGCGCAATCTGGGCGCCGCGATCGGCACGTCGTACCTGACGACGCTATTGATTCATCGCCAGCAGGTGAATCAGAGCTACCTCGTCGAGCACATCACGGTGTTCACCCTGCCGCATCTCAGGATGCCGGGGCGCGGGGCGAGCCTGGCGCAGGATTTCGCGATGGGCCACAAGCACGGAATCATGATGCTCTACGGGATGGTGCAGCGGCAGGCGATGATGCTCTCCTTCAACGACATCTACCGCATCCTGTGCGTGCTGATGCTGGCGCTCGTGCCGACGTTCCTCTTATTGAAGCGCGATACGCGCAACCTGCCGGCGGGCGAAGGCGGCGGCCACTGA
- a CDS encoding class I SAM-dependent methyltransferase — MSAFINHLDYSQVARGYDRSRRIEPAIIDALVRGLDSLHARNILELGAGTGNYTAALDASGYAVTALDRSSAMVAIGAHKARAAWIVADAGRLPLRANSVDAVAGVNVLHHLPDLAAALAECRRVARAGVVLQAVVRENLATLWYRHYFPEIDEVLLPLHPTLGSLLTTLLRCGFSHVATRKVFYSGDCDLTFEAARARPQLLFDAGFRAATSGFRRLEADGIARGLAHLERDIAAGRFAEIAARYGADHAASGDCVVLTAR, encoded by the coding sequence ATGTCAGCATTCATCAACCACCTCGACTATTCGCAGGTTGCTCGCGGCTACGATCGTTCGCGGCGGATCGAGCCTGCGATCATCGATGCTCTGGTGCGCGGTCTCGATTCACTCCACGCCCGCAACATACTCGAGCTCGGCGCCGGCACCGGCAACTACACCGCCGCGCTCGATGCGAGCGGATACGCGGTCACGGCACTCGATCGATCGTCGGCGATGGTCGCGATTGGCGCGCACAAGGCGCGTGCGGCCTGGATTGTCGCCGACGCCGGCCGTTTGCCGCTCCGCGCGAACTCGGTCGATGCGGTCGCCGGCGTGAACGTGTTGCATCATCTGCCCGACCTCGCCGCGGCGCTCGCCGAATGCCGCCGGGTTGCGCGCGCCGGAGTCGTGTTGCAGGCGGTGGTGCGCGAGAACCTCGCGACGCTCTGGTACCGCCATTATTTTCCCGAGATTGACGAGGTGCTGCTGCCGTTGCATCCGACGCTTGGCAGCCTGCTCACGACGCTGCTGCGATGCGGTTTCTCGCACGTCGCGACGCGCAAGGTCTTCTACTCAGGCGACTGTGATCTGACGTTCGAGGCGGCGCGCGCGCGTCCTCAGTTGTTGTTCGACGCGGGCTTCCGCGCAGCGACCTCGGGTTTTCGCCGTCTCGAGGCGGATGGAATCGCGCGCGGTTTGGCGCATCTCGAACGCGATATTGCGGCGGGCAGGTTCGCTGAAATCGCAGCACGCTACGGCGCCGATCATGCCGCGAGCGGCGACTGCGTGGTGCTCACGGCGCGCTAG
- a CDS encoding PTS sugar transporter subunit IIA gives MSKFPKTVGLSDDRLLTLRELAAYLSVNERTLLKLVSEGDVPGVKIGNQWRFRKAMIDTWLDDQMLGVAPRRFEVRGAPSAPQRMLALESCFQPSHILPELVATTKLGVVEELAALANRLGLVGDETWFVHALIERENIMPSAVGNGVAFLHTMYRHPEHVVRPFMVLGRSARGVDFDALDGKLTHLFFVLGLKFHELHLPWLAKLSQMFARAEATQALLEAPDATAIFEVLCGVERNLFPAFQKRPIAS, from the coding sequence ATGTCAAAGTTCCCGAAAACAGTTGGACTCTCTGACGATCGGCTCCTGACTCTTAGGGAACTGGCCGCATACCTGAGCGTCAATGAGCGCACACTTCTCAAGCTGGTGTCGGAAGGTGATGTCCCAGGCGTCAAAATCGGCAATCAGTGGCGCTTCCGCAAGGCGATGATCGATACCTGGCTCGACGACCAGATGCTTGGCGTCGCCCCGCGCCGTTTTGAAGTGCGAGGCGCACCCTCTGCACCGCAGCGGATGCTTGCGCTCGAAAGCTGCTTTCAGCCGAGCCACATCCTCCCCGAACTCGTCGCGACCACCAAGCTTGGCGTGGTTGAAGAGCTGGCTGCCTTAGCCAATCGTCTGGGCTTGGTTGGTGACGAGACCTGGTTCGTCCACGCCCTTATCGAACGCGAGAACATCATGCCGAGCGCGGTCGGTAATGGCGTTGCGTTCCTGCATACGATGTACCGCCATCCGGAGCACGTGGTGAGACCGTTCATGGTGCTGGGAAGGTCCGCGCGCGGAGTCGATTTCGACGCATTGGACGGCAAGCTTACGCATCTTTTTTTCGTGCTCGGTCTCAAGTTCCACGAGCTGCATCTGCCGTGGCTGGCGAAGCTGTCGCAGATGTTCGCGCGCGCCGAAGCGACGCAGGCATTGCTCGAAGCGCCGGATGCCACAGCGATCTTCGAAGTTCTGTGCGGAGTTGAGAGAAACCTGTTTCCCGCTTTCCAAAAGAGGCCGATCGCATCGTGA
- a CDS encoding iron-containing alcohol dehydrogenase, which produces MNIDAHDQLTGMIQFLPTVERILYGAKTVDEHLESEVERLNGQRVLLLAPRSLQGQSPFQRVSAILGKRLAASFTAAFEHVPLEIVIEAAVAARRCDADLVIAMGGGSVIDAGKAVRICLAANLDSSQLLGSFMERREPLAATLIPQISIPTTLSGSEYTRSFSATDFAAGVKRSYTASAVASRVIMYDPAATVHTPMALWLSSGIMAIDHALEVLCGSPPHLVGDAMKLSALLALFTNLPRTRQAPDDLESRLRCQIAAWLADHSPIRTQPLRPATPALPSHALAYELAALCRLPYGLTACLTLPASMRWTAAREPEVLARQAEVARSLGLVPRDAPDQTASNGLTDKLQTLLANLGLPTRFHEVDISHEQLRLVASRFAQRGACLISGQAATESQVISLLEDAL; this is translated from the coding sequence ATGAATATAGACGCGCACGATCAGCTCACAGGCATGATTCAGTTCCTGCCTACTGTCGAACGAATACTGTATGGAGCCAAGACGGTAGACGAGCATCTCGAATCGGAAGTCGAACGACTTAACGGCCAGCGGGTTTTATTACTCGCGCCACGCTCCCTGCAAGGCCAGTCACCGTTTCAGCGAGTATCGGCGATTCTTGGAAAGCGGCTCGCGGCGAGCTTCACAGCCGCTTTCGAGCATGTTCCACTTGAGATTGTCATTGAAGCTGCTGTCGCCGCACGCCGCTGCGATGCCGATTTAGTCATTGCGATGGGCGGCGGCAGCGTAATCGACGCTGGAAAAGCCGTCCGCATTTGCCTGGCCGCTAATCTTGATAGTTCGCAGCTACTTGGATCGTTCATGGAACGCCGCGAGCCGCTGGCCGCGACGCTGATTCCGCAAATAAGCATTCCCACCACTCTTTCAGGTTCAGAGTATACTCGCAGCTTCAGCGCCACCGATTTTGCAGCGGGCGTCAAGCGCTCATACACAGCTTCAGCAGTGGCCAGTCGCGTCATCATGTACGACCCCGCCGCTACTGTCCACACACCCATGGCTCTGTGGTTGAGTTCAGGAATCATGGCGATCGATCATGCGCTGGAGGTCCTTTGCGGCTCCCCGCCGCATCTGGTGGGGGATGCAATGAAACTCTCCGCGCTGCTGGCGTTGTTTACCAATCTGCCTCGCACTCGGCAGGCGCCCGACGATTTAGAAAGCCGCCTGCGCTGCCAAATAGCGGCCTGGCTCGCCGACCACTCGCCGATTCGTACGCAACCTTTAAGGCCCGCAACTCCGGCCCTTCCCAGCCATGCATTGGCCTATGAACTCGCAGCGCTGTGCCGCCTGCCCTACGGGCTCACCGCTTGCCTGACGTTACCCGCCAGTATGCGCTGGACGGCGGCGCGAGAGCCCGAAGTGCTGGCTCGTCAGGCAGAGGTAGCCCGCTCGCTTGGGCTAGTTCCGCGAGACGCGCCGGACCAAACTGCATCGAACGGCCTCACAGACAAACTACAAACGCTGCTCGCAAACCTGGGCTTGCCAACCCGGTTTCACGAGGTCGACATCAGCCACGAGCAACTAAGGCTCGTAGCAAGCCGCTTTGCGCAGCGAGGCGCCTGCCTCATATCGGGCCAGGCCGCTACCGAAAGCCAGGTGATTTCTCTGTTAGAAGACGCATTGTGA